The Lysobacter panacisoli genome includes a window with the following:
- a CDS encoding acyl-CoA dehydrogenase family protein, whose translation MSLHPYDLYDVRSLLSEEERAVQDTVARFTNERVLPIIGDAFDQGRFPKELVGEIAELGLLGSSLPEKYGCAGLNAVSYGLICQELERGDSGIRSFVSVQSSLCMYPIYAYGSEEQRQRWLPDMAAGKVIGCFGLTEPHGGSDPANMKTNARRDGGDWILNGSKMWITNGNVADIAIVWAQTDEGIQGFVVEKGMPGFAAQEIKHKMSLRASVTSSLFFDNVRVPDANRLPNVKGLKGPLGCLTQARYGITWGPIGAAIACLDEALNYSKERILFDRPVAATQSAQIKLAEMARRITLAQLLVLQLGRLKDAGKMQPQQVSLAKWNNCRMAIDIARECRDLLGGAGITTEHSAIRHALNLESVITYEGTETVHQLVIGRELTGISAF comes from the coding sequence ATGTCCCTGCATCCGTACGACCTCTACGACGTCCGCTCCCTGCTCAGCGAAGAGGAGCGTGCCGTACAGGACACGGTGGCCAGGTTCACCAACGAGCGCGTGCTGCCGATCATCGGCGACGCGTTCGACCAGGGCCGTTTCCCGAAGGAACTGGTCGGTGAGATCGCCGAGCTGGGCCTGCTGGGCTCCTCGCTGCCGGAGAAGTACGGCTGTGCCGGCCTTAACGCGGTCAGCTACGGCCTGATCTGCCAGGAACTCGAGCGCGGCGACAGCGGCATCCGCAGCTTCGTCAGCGTGCAGTCCTCGCTGTGCATGTATCCGATCTACGCCTACGGCAGCGAAGAGCAGCGCCAGCGCTGGCTGCCGGACATGGCCGCGGGCAAGGTCATCGGCTGCTTCGGTCTGACCGAGCCGCACGGTGGTTCCGATCCGGCGAACATGAAGACCAACGCGCGCCGCGACGGCGGCGACTGGATCCTCAATGGCTCCAAGATGTGGATCACCAACGGCAACGTAGCCGACATCGCCATCGTCTGGGCGCAGACCGACGAGGGCATCCAGGGCTTCGTCGTCGAGAAGGGCATGCCGGGCTTCGCGGCGCAGGAAATCAAGCACAAGATGAGCCTGCGCGCATCGGTGACCAGCTCGCTGTTCTTCGACAACGTGCGCGTGCCCGATGCCAACCGCCTGCCGAACGTGAAGGGCCTCAAGGGCCCGCTGGGCTGCCTCACGCAGGCGCGTTACGGCATCACCTGGGGTCCGATCGGCGCGGCCATCGCCTGCCTGGACGAGGCGCTGAACTACTCGAAGGAACGCATCCTGTTCGACCGCCCGGTGGCGGCGACGCAGAGCGCGCAGATCAAGCTCGCCGAGATGGCGCGACGCATCACCCTGGCGCAGCTGCTCGTGCTGCAGCTGGGCCGCCTCAAGGATGCGGGCAAGATGCAGCCGCAGCAGGTCTCGCTGGCGAAGTGGAACAACTGCCGCATGGCCATCGACATCGCGCGCGAATGCCGCGACTTGCTCGGCGGCGCCGGTATCACCACCGAGCACTCCGCGATCCGTCACGCGCTCAACCTGGAATCGGTGATCACGTACGAAGGCACCGAGACCGTGCACCAGCTGGTGATCGGCCGCGAACTCACCGGCATCAGCGCGTTCTGA
- a CDS encoding thiamine pyrophosphate-dependent enzyme, producing the protein MSVIPNPIPARMKGLNRAEICDVNFSEFVKAWNGRADARPAPGDAILDGSALDARGFRELFESQLISRHLDLMARVLRVQNKVFYTIGSSGHEGNAMVARLTRHTDPAFLHYRSGGFMAERFRKLPATAGKKLDPIMDSALSFAASKDDPASGGRHKVWGSKPLWVLPQTSTIASHLPKALGTAVAIEAGKRLGHALPIPDDSIAICSFGDASANHATAQTAFNAAAWTAYQKLPAPVLFVCEDNGIGISVKTPGGWIGNRFRNMDGLDYFAADGLDLASGYADVQRAVEHCRNTRRPTFLHLKTTRIMGHAGTDFEIEWRSIEELCAVEATDPLLRSAAIALESGLMSKDEVLELYEATRKKCFAAAEEADRRPKLDKLADVIAPLAPYTPDKVQAEARRADFAQKRLDVFGGEAKLPENQPPRHLAIQINNALHDLFAKYPETLLFGEDVAQKGGVYTVTKGLQKAFGPRRVFNTLLDETMILGMAQGFANVGLLPIPEIQYLAYFHNACDQIRGEAASLQFFSNNQYANPMVVRIAGLGYQRGFGGHFHNDNSITALRDIPGLVVGCPSRGDDAATMLRTLTALAKVDGRVSVFLEPIALYMTKDLYEPGDGQWLTTYPKPDEAMVLGEGRVYGEGNDDLVIFTYGNGVPMSLRAARAIEKKHGWKARVVDLRWLVPLNEDYIREQARTAKRLLIVDEGRHSAGVGEGVLTAIAEGGLFKGTHGARPFQRVVGVDTYTPLAGAAFLVIPSDDDIVAAADRLA; encoded by the coding sequence ATGTCCGTGATCCCCAATCCGATTCCCGCGCGCATGAAAGGCCTCAACCGGGCCGAGATCTGCGACGTCAACTTCAGCGAATTCGTGAAGGCCTGGAACGGCCGCGCCGATGCGCGTCCCGCACCGGGCGATGCGATCCTCGACGGCAGCGCGCTCGATGCGCGCGGTTTCCGTGAGTTGTTCGAATCGCAGCTGATCAGCCGCCATCTCGATCTGATGGCGCGCGTGCTGCGCGTGCAGAACAAGGTCTTCTACACCATCGGTTCCAGCGGCCACGAAGGCAACGCGATGGTCGCGCGCCTGACGCGCCACACCGATCCGGCGTTCCTGCATTACCGCTCCGGCGGTTTCATGGCCGAACGCTTCCGCAAGCTGCCGGCGACCGCGGGCAAGAAGCTGGATCCGATCATGGATTCGGCGCTGAGCTTCGCCGCGAGCAAGGACGACCCGGCATCGGGCGGACGCCACAAGGTGTGGGGCAGCAAGCCGTTGTGGGTGCTGCCGCAGACGTCGACCATCGCCTCGCACCTGCCCAAGGCGCTGGGCACGGCTGTCGCGATCGAGGCGGGCAAGCGCCTCGGCCATGCGCTGCCGATCCCCGACGACAGCATCGCGATCTGCTCCTTCGGCGACGCGTCGGCCAACCACGCCACCGCGCAGACCGCGTTCAATGCAGCGGCCTGGACCGCTTACCAGAAGCTGCCCGCGCCGGTGCTGTTCGTGTGCGAGGACAACGGCATCGGCATCTCGGTGAAGACGCCGGGCGGCTGGATCGGCAACCGCTTCCGCAACATGGACGGGCTGGATTACTTCGCCGCCGACGGTCTCGATCTCGCGTCCGGTTATGCCGACGTGCAGCGCGCGGTCGAGCACTGCCGCAACACGCGCCGGCCGACGTTCCTGCACCTCAAGACCACCCGCATCATGGGTCACGCCGGCACCGACTTCGAGATCGAATGGCGTTCGATCGAGGAACTGTGCGCGGTGGAAGCGACCGATCCGCTGCTGCGCTCGGCCGCGATCGCGCTGGAATCGGGGCTGATGTCGAAGGACGAAGTGCTCGAGCTGTACGAAGCGACGCGGAAGAAGTGCTTCGCCGCGGCGGAGGAAGCCGACCGTCGTCCCAAGCTCGACAAGCTCGCCGACGTGATCGCACCGCTGGCGCCGTACACGCCGGACAAGGTGCAGGCCGAAGCGCGCCGCGCCGATTTCGCGCAGAAGCGACTGGACGTGTTCGGTGGCGAGGCGAAGCTGCCGGAGAACCAGCCGCCGCGCCACCTCGCGATCCAGATCAACAACGCGCTTCACGACCTGTTCGCCAAGTATCCCGAGACGCTGTTGTTCGGTGAGGACGTGGCGCAGAAGGGCGGCGTGTACACCGTGACCAAGGGCCTGCAGAAGGCATTCGGTCCGCGCCGCGTGTTCAACACACTGCTCGACGAGACGATGATCCTGGGCATGGCACAGGGCTTCGCCAACGTCGGCCTGCTGCCCATTCCCGAAATCCAGTACCTGGCGTATTTCCACAACGCCTGCGACCAGATCCGCGGCGAAGCGGCCAGCCTGCAGTTCTTCAGCAACAACCAGTACGCGAACCCGATGGTCGTGCGCATCGCCGGCCTGGGCTACCAGCGCGGTTTCGGCGGCCACTTCCACAACGACAACTCGATCACCGCGTTGCGCGACATCCCGGGGCTGGTGGTCGGTTGCCCGTCGCGCGGCGACGATGCTGCGACGATGCTGCGCACGCTCACCGCGCTGGCGAAGGTCGACGGCCGCGTCAGCGTGTTCCTCGAGCCGATCGCGCTGTACATGACCAAGGATCTGTACGAGCCCGGCGACGGCCAGTGGCTGACGACGTATCCGAAGCCCGACGAAGCGATGGTGCTGGGCGAAGGCCGCGTCTACGGCGAAGGCAACGACGATCTGGTGATCTTCACCTACGGCAATGGCGTGCCGATGAGCCTGCGTGCCGCGCGTGCCATCGAGAAGAAGCACGGCTGGAAGGCGCGCGTGGTCGATCTGCGCTGGCTGGTGCCGCTCAACGAGGACTACATCCGCGAGCAGGCCCGCACCGCCAAGCGCCTGCTGATCGTCGACGAAGGTCGCCACAGCGCCGGTGTGGGCGAGGGCGTGCTCACCGCGATCGCGGAAGGCGGGCTTTTCAAGGGCACGCACGGCGCGCGTCCGTTCCAGCGCGTGGTCGGCGTCGATACGTACACGCCGCTCGCTGGCGCGGCGTTCCTGGTCATTCCGTCCGACGACGACATCGTCGCGGCGGCCGACCGCCTGGCCTGA
- a CDS encoding GNAT family N-acetyltransferase has product MQLGPTLDTPRLILRPPQAEDFEAWAAFKADEEAVRHIGGVEPRAVAWRSFAAMIGVWHLKGFAMFSVIEKASGEWIGRVGPWQPEGWPGTEVGWSIVRDRWGRGYGPEAAVATIDWAFDTLGWSEVIHTIAPENANSKAVAAKLGSRLLRMGRLPAPYDTKDIEIWGQSREQWLARRARDMDARQERA; this is encoded by the coding sequence ATGCAGCTCGGTCCCACGCTCGATACGCCGCGCCTGATCCTGCGCCCGCCGCAGGCGGAGGATTTCGAGGCTTGGGCGGCGTTCAAGGCCGATGAGGAAGCGGTGCGCCATATCGGTGGCGTCGAGCCGCGCGCGGTCGCGTGGCGCAGCTTCGCGGCGATGATCGGCGTGTGGCACCTCAAGGGCTTCGCGATGTTCTCGGTGATCGAGAAGGCGAGTGGCGAATGGATCGGCCGCGTCGGTCCGTGGCAGCCGGAAGGCTGGCCGGGCACCGAGGTGGGCTGGAGCATCGTGCGCGACCGCTGGGGCCGTGGTTATGGACCCGAAGCGGCGGTCGCGACGATCGACTGGGCGTTCGACACGCTGGGCTGGAGCGAAGTGATCCACACCATCGCCCCGGAGAACGCGAACTCGAAGGCGGTCGCCGCCAAACTCGGTTCGCGCCTGCTGCGCATGGGCCGTCTGCCGGCGCCGTACGACACGAAGGACATCGAAATCTGGGGCCAGTCGCGGGAGCAATGGCTCGCGCGACGGGCACGCGACATGGATGCAAGACAGGAGCGCGCATGA
- the sdhA gene encoding succinate dehydrogenase flavoprotein subunit, giving the protein MPAYKIHEHTFDMVVVGAGGAGLRATFGLAQKGLKTACITKVFPTRSHTVAAQGGVAAALANMGEDDWRYHFFDTVKGSDWLGDQDAIEYMCREAIPAIIELEHYGVPFSRTEDGKIYQRPFGGMTTRYGEGPPAQRTCAAADRTGHAILHTLYQQSLAHDAQFFIEYFALDLIMDEHGACRGVLALDMAEGTLHLFKAQGTVLATGGYGRAYFSATSAHTCTGDGGGMVLRAGLAMQDMEFVQFHPTGIYGAGCLITEGVRGEGGILRNSNGERFMERYAPSVKDLAPRDMVSRAMTMEIREGRGVGEHKDHILLDLTHLGPEVIHEKLPGIAESARIFANVDVEKQPIPVIPTVHYNMGGIPTNYHGEVVQLRNGNPDEVVPGLYAIGEAACVSVHGANRLGSNSLLDLVVFGRAVANRAADTVKPDGKQAKLASDACDQALARLDKLRNANGGTPTAVIRDKMQRTMQADAAVFRTGETLSDGVRKMREIHASFADVKVADRSLIWNSDLIETYELSNLLGQALATIVSAENRTESRGAHAREDFPDRDDANWQKHTLCSVSDSGETAIDYRPVHMYTLTDDVSVVPPKKRVY; this is encoded by the coding sequence GTGCCCGCTTACAAGATCCACGAACACACCTTCGACATGGTGGTGGTCGGCGCCGGCGGCGCCGGCCTGCGCGCCACCTTCGGCCTGGCCCAGAAGGGCCTGAAGACGGCCTGCATCACCAAGGTCTTCCCGACGCGTTCGCACACCGTGGCCGCGCAGGGCGGCGTCGCCGCGGCGCTGGCCAACATGGGCGAGGACGACTGGCGCTACCACTTCTTCGATACCGTCAAGGGTTCGGACTGGCTGGGCGACCAGGACGCGATCGAATACATGTGCCGTGAGGCCATCCCGGCCATCATCGAGCTGGAACACTACGGCGTTCCGTTCTCGCGCACCGAGGACGGCAAGATCTACCAGCGTCCGTTCGGCGGCATGACCACGCGCTACGGCGAAGGTCCGCCGGCGCAGCGCACCTGCGCCGCGGCCGATCGCACCGGCCACGCGATCCTGCACACGCTGTACCAGCAGTCGCTCGCGCACGACGCGCAGTTCTTCATCGAGTATTTCGCGCTCGACCTGATCATGGACGAGCACGGCGCCTGCCGCGGCGTGCTCGCGCTCGACATGGCCGAGGGCACGCTGCACCTGTTCAAGGCGCAGGGCACGGTGCTGGCGACCGGCGGCTACGGCCGCGCGTACTTCTCCGCGACCTCCGCCCATACCTGCACCGGCGACGGCGGCGGCATGGTGCTGCGCGCCGGCCTGGCGATGCAGGACATGGAGTTCGTGCAGTTCCACCCGACCGGCATCTACGGCGCCGGCTGCCTCATCACCGAAGGCGTCCGCGGCGAAGGCGGCATCCTGCGCAACAGCAACGGCGAGCGCTTCATGGAGCGCTACGCGCCGAGCGTGAAGGACCTCGCCCCGCGCGACATGGTCAGCCGTGCGATGACGATGGAAATCCGCGAAGGCCGCGGCGTCGGCGAGCACAAGGACCACATCCTGCTCGACCTGACGCACCTCGGTCCGGAAGTGATCCACGAGAAGCTGCCGGGCATCGCCGAGTCGGCGCGCATTTTCGCCAACGTGGACGTCGAGAAGCAGCCGATCCCGGTGATCCCGACCGTGCACTACAACATGGGCGGCATCCCGACCAACTACCACGGCGAAGTGGTGCAGCTGCGCAACGGCAACCCGGACGAAGTCGTGCCGGGCCTGTATGCGATCGGCGAAGCCGCGTGCGTGTCCGTGCACGGCGCCAACCGCCTGGGTTCCAACTCGCTGCTCGACCTGGTCGTGTTCGGCCGCGCCGTCGCCAACCGCGCGGCGGATACGGTCAAGCCCGACGGCAAGCAGGCCAAGCTCGCCTCCGACGCCTGCGACCAGGCGCTGGCGCGACTGGACAAGCTGCGCAATGCCAACGGCGGCACGCCGACCGCGGTCATCCGCGACAAGATGCAGCGCACGATGCAGGCCGACGCCGCCGTGTTCCGCACCGGCGAGACGCTGTCCGACGGCGTGAGGAAGATGCGCGAGATCCACGCGTCGTTCGCCGACGTGAAGGTCGCCGACCGCTCGCTGATCTGGAATTCCGACCTGATCGAGACCTACGAGCTGTCGAACCTGCTCGGCCAGGCGCTCGCCACGATCGTCTCGGCGGAGAACCGCACCGAGTCGCGTGGCGCGCACGCCCGCGAGGACTTCCCGGACCGCGACGACGCCAACTGGCAGAAGCACACCCTGTGCTCGGTCAGCGACAGCGGCGAGACCGCCATCGACTACCGCCCGGTGCACATGTACACGTTGACCGACGACGTGTCCGTTGTGCCGCCGAAGAAGCGCGTCTACTGA
- a CDS encoding glutathione S-transferase family protein: protein MITVYGYSCSGNCHKLRLLLTQLKREFKWVEIDSTVGETRTPEYLAKNPNGKVPLIELEDRRVMTESNAILCWLAEGTPFWAGDSWQRAQVLSWLFFEQYSHEPYIAVARSIRGWTPLDSPRRASLPQLRERGNQALAVMEEHLKDNPWFSGDAYGIGDIALFAYTSVADEGGFDLSAYPGVHAWLERVRQTPDFVAMPPPPVEAASRLALPD, encoded by the coding sequence ATGATCACCGTCTATGGTTATTCCTGTTCCGGCAATTGCCACAAGCTGCGCCTGCTGCTCACGCAACTGAAGCGCGAGTTCAAGTGGGTCGAGATCGACAGCACGGTCGGTGAGACCCGCACGCCGGAGTACCTGGCCAAGAATCCGAACGGCAAGGTGCCGTTGATCGAACTCGAAGACCGTCGCGTGATGACCGAGTCGAACGCGATCCTGTGCTGGCTCGCCGAAGGCACGCCGTTCTGGGCCGGCGATTCGTGGCAACGCGCGCAGGTACTGAGCTGGCTGTTCTTCGAGCAGTACAGCCACGAGCCCTACATCGCCGTGGCGCGTTCCATCCGGGGCTGGACGCCGCTGGATTCGCCGCGCCGCGCGTCGCTGCCGCAACTGCGCGAACGCGGCAACCAGGCGCTGGCGGTAATGGAGGAGCACCTCAAGGACAACCCGTGGTTCAGCGGCGACGCCTATGGCATCGGCGACATCGCGCTGTTCGCCTATACCAGCGTCGCCGACGAAGGCGGCTTCGATCTCTCCGCATATCCGGGCGTGCATGCCTGGCTGGAACGCGTGCGGCAGACGCCGGATTTCGTCGCCATGCCGCCGCCGCCGGTCGAGGCCGCCTCGCGCCTCGCGCTGCCGGATTGA
- a CDS encoding succinate dehydrogenase assembly factor 2 — protein MSEEIERELRRLRWRCRRGMRELDQLFERYLDRAWRQASDAEHAVFLRLLEIEDDKLWHWFMGNDTPTDAELAALVERIRALPP, from the coding sequence ATGAGCGAGGAAATCGAACGCGAGCTGCGTCGCCTGCGCTGGCGCTGCCGTCGCGGCATGCGCGAACTCGACCAGTTGTTCGAGCGTTATCTCGACCGTGCATGGCGGCAAGCTTCCGATGCCGAACACGCGGTTTTCCTACGTTTGCTCGAAATCGAAGACGATAAGCTCTGGCACTGGTTCATGGGGAACGACACTCCGACCGATGCCGAACTCGCTGCGCTCGTCGAACGCATCCGCGCCCTGCCGCCTTGA
- a CDS encoding succinate dehydrogenase iron-sulfur subunit, with protein MAEFTLPKNSQIQKGRHWPAAGAKQPRTFKVYRWNPDDGMNPRVDTYEVDLAACGPMVLDALIKIKNEIDPTLTFRRSCREGICGSCAMNIDGTNTLACTKAISDCDKGEVPIYPLPHMPVVKDLVPDLTHFYAQYASIKPWLRTQSPSPSDRERLQSPEDRKKLDGLYECILCACCSTSCPSYWWNGDRYLGPAILLQAYRWIVDSRDEDTGSRLDDLEDPFKLYRCHTIMNCARTCPKGLNPAQAIGEIKKLMLARRA; from the coding sequence GTGGCCGAATTCACCCTCCCGAAGAACTCGCAGATCCAGAAGGGCCGGCACTGGCCGGCAGCGGGCGCCAAGCAACCGCGCACCTTCAAGGTCTACCGCTGGAACCCCGACGACGGCATGAACCCGCGCGTGGACACCTACGAGGTGGACCTCGCCGCGTGCGGTCCGATGGTTCTGGACGCGCTGATCAAGATCAAGAACGAGATCGACCCGACGCTGACGTTCCGTCGCTCGTGCCGCGAAGGCATCTGCGGTTCGTGCGCGATGAACATCGACGGCACCAACACGCTGGCCTGCACCAAGGCGATCAGCGACTGCGACAAGGGCGAAGTGCCGATCTACCCGCTGCCGCACATGCCGGTGGTGAAGGATCTGGTGCCGGACCTGACCCACTTCTACGCGCAGTACGCGTCGATCAAGCCGTGGCTGCGCACGCAGAGCCCGTCGCCGTCCGACCGCGAACGTCTGCAGTCGCCGGAAGACCGCAAGAAGCTCGACGGCCTGTACGAGTGCATCCTGTGCGCGTGCTGCTCGACCAGCTGCCCGAGCTACTGGTGGAACGGCGACCGCTACCTCGGTCCGGCGATCCTGCTGCAGGCCTACCGCTGGATCGTCGACTCGCGCGACGAGGACACGGGTAGCCGCCTGGACGACCTCGAGGATCCGTTCAAGCTGTACCGCTGCCACACCATCATGAACTGCGCCCGCACCTGCCCGAAGGGCCTGAACCCGGCGCAGGCGATCGGCGAGATCAAGAAGCTGATGCTGGCACGCCGCGCCTGA
- a CDS encoding MAPEG family protein: MDTKQVFLPALAMVALTLVVWIRMYVVRIGEMRRERIHPQSIATSAQIAQRLADTRASDNFRNLFELPVLFYAALAAAALTGQATTAVLSLAWLFVALRVLHSLIQCGYNKVMHRFWIYIAGALVLWTLWGVIATGWWTR, from the coding sequence ATGGACACCAAGCAGGTTTTCCTCCCCGCGCTGGCGATGGTCGCGCTGACGCTCGTGGTCTGGATCCGGATGTACGTGGTCCGCATCGGCGAGATGCGGCGCGAGCGCATCCATCCGCAGTCGATCGCGACCTCCGCGCAGATCGCTCAGCGCCTGGCCGACACGCGCGCTTCGGACAACTTCCGCAACCTGTTCGAACTGCCGGTGCTGTTCTACGCCGCGCTGGCCGCCGCGGCGCTGACCGGGCAGGCGACGACCGCGGTGCTGTCGCTGGCGTGGCTGTTCGTCGCGCTGCGCGTGCTGCACAGCCTGATCCAGTGCGGCTACAACAAGGTCATGCATCGCTTCTGGATCTACATCGCCGGCGCACTGGTGCTGTGGACGCTGTGGGGCGTGATCGCGACCGGATGGTGGACGCGATGA
- the sdhD gene encoding succinate dehydrogenase, hydrophobic membrane anchor protein: protein MSLNKPRLRNPLKNARGLGSAKDGTGHFIYQRITAIALVFLSIYVVGLIVSLIGDDYASVHASVAHPCNAILLVAFSIAMFWHAKLGVQVIIEDYVHTPFYAATLHLLNIFVCALAAIASVLAVVRIALGA, encoded by the coding sequence ATGAGCCTGAACAAGCCCCGCCTGCGCAATCCGCTGAAGAACGCCCGCGGCCTCGGCTCGGCGAAGGACGGCACCGGTCATTTCATCTACCAGCGCATCACCGCGATCGCGCTGGTGTTCCTGTCGATCTACGTGGTCGGCCTGATCGTCTCGCTGATCGGCGACGACTACGCCAGCGTGCACGCGAGCGTCGCGCATCCGTGCAACGCGATCCTGCTGGTGGCCTTCAGCATCGCGATGTTCTGGCACGCCAAGCTCGGCGTGCAGGTGATCATCGAAGACTACGTGCACACGCCGTTCTACGCGGCGACGCTGCACCTGCTGAACATTTTCGTCTGCGCTCTCGCGGCCATCGCCAGCGTGCTCGCCGTCGTCCGCATCGCGCTGGGAGCCTGA
- the sdhC gene encoding succinate dehydrogenase, cytochrome b556 subunit yields MAHRERPLSPHLQVYRWQVQMMTSIIHRATGIILVVGSLIIAWGLLALAAGPEAWNGFTSFTRSAFGFLILFGWSWALSFHLINGIRHLVQDAGYAYKIEAFVRNSWISIFGSLALTVLIWVVAMMQRGGA; encoded by the coding sequence ATGGCGCATCGCGAACGTCCCCTGTCACCGCATCTCCAGGTCTATCGCTGGCAGGTGCAGATGATGACCTCCATCATCCACCGCGCCACCGGCATCATCCTGGTCGTCGGCAGCCTCATCATCGCCTGGGGCCTGCTCGCGCTGGCCGCGGGTCCCGAAGCGTGGAACGGTTTCACCTCGTTCACCCGCTCGGCGTTCGGTTTCCTGATCCTGTTCGGCTGGAGCTGGGCCCTGTCGTTCCACCTGATCAACGGCATCCGCCATCTGGTCCAGGACGCGGGTTACGCCTACAAGATCGAAGCCTTCGTCCGTAACAGCTGGATCTCGATCTTCGGCAGCCTCGCGCTGACCGTGCTGATCTGGGTCGTGGCGATGATGCAGCGGGGTGGCGCATGA
- a CDS encoding DUF1674 domain-containing protein, with amino-acid sequence MIGQTTPVAAPEAPQTPEPPPSAGDTQAKEFGGREGPDPTRYGDWEKNGRCIDF; translated from the coding sequence ATGATAGGCCAAACCACTCCCGTCGCCGCCCCCGAGGCGCCCCAGACACCGGAGCCGCCGCCTTCCGCGGGCGACACCCAGGCGAAGGAGTTCGGCGGACGCGAAGGCCCTGACCCGACCCGTTACGGCGATTGGGAAAAGAACGGCCGCTGCATCGACTTCTGA
- a CDS encoding YgfZ/GcvT domain-containing protein, with product MHDNPQTAPDAVFALPGHRVIALRGRDAAAFAQAQFMNDVALIEPGQWQWSGWLTPKGRVVALFALLKLSDETIWLLLPDADALAVVAALQRFVFRAKVALEVRTDLQVSGRFIAPARARGADFDGDETSTIELDLSGDGGPRTLLIGAATSLHTDADAAARWHAQDLLHGLPRLPASQVEHWTPQQLSLDRLRGFSVKKGCYPGQEIVARTHFLGQAKRGLALLELDQPVEAGVDVSAGPVALGKVIASGVEGVKALALAVLPLERDASALRIGDCEARERPLLDGLAR from the coding sequence ATGCATGACAACCCGCAGACCGCGCCGGACGCGGTTTTCGCCCTGCCCGGCCACCGTGTGATCGCGTTGCGAGGACGCGATGCGGCGGCTTTTGCGCAGGCGCAGTTCATGAACGACGTGGCCCTGATCGAGCCCGGCCAGTGGCAATGGAGCGGCTGGCTGACGCCCAAGGGCCGTGTGGTCGCGCTGTTCGCTTTGCTGAAGCTGTCCGATGAGACGATCTGGCTGCTCCTGCCCGACGCCGACGCGTTGGCGGTGGTCGCTGCGCTGCAGCGCTTCGTCTTCCGCGCCAAGGTCGCGCTGGAGGTACGGACGGACCTGCAGGTTTCCGGCCGGTTCATCGCCCCTGCGCGCGCTCGCGGCGCTGACTTTGACGGCGACGAGACCTCGACGATCGAACTCGACCTCAGTGGCGACGGCGGCCCGCGCACGCTCCTCATCGGCGCCGCCACGTCTCTTCACACCGATGCCGACGCCGCCGCGCGCTGGCACGCGCAGGATCTCCTCCACGGCCTGCCCCGCCTGCCCGCCTCGCAGGTCGAACACTGGACCCCGCAGCAGCTGTCGCTCGACCGGCTGCGTGGATTCAGCGTGAAGAAGGGCTGCTATCCGGGCCAGGAAATCGTCGCGCGCACGCATTTCCTCGGTCAGGCCAAGCGCGGCCTCGCGTTGCTGGAACTCGACCAACCCGTCGAGGCCGGCGTCGACGTCAGCGCCGGGCCGGTCGCGCTGGGCAAGGTGATCGCGTCGGGCGTCGAAGGCGTGAAGGCGCTCGCGCTCGCCGTGCTGCCGCTGGAGCGCGACGCATCGGCGCTGCGCATCGGCGACTGCGAAGCGCGCGAACGCCCCCTGCTGGACGGCCTGGCGCGCTGA